One Streptosporangium sp. NBC_01495 DNA window includes the following coding sequences:
- a CDS encoding carbohydrate ABC transporter permease, translating into MFETTLGWGWGRKHPVATGLRVLLYAIVLVVFCGPLVSVFAGAFDNAADPSKMSLYPRDPTLENFQVAAEQGLWRYFFNSVVIAGGALLLQVSVSVFAAYALARRRFRGQALVLLAILSTMMLPEEVIAIPLSLVIGDLPVLGLDLRGTVLGVILPLGGWGFSIFVLSEFMKEIPRQLEEAARCDGASELRIFGQIILPLCKPGIGVIVIFGFNMIWDQYLLPLIVARTPDDYTLTVALASLRSDPLVGPGALLAGALLALLPSLIVYLAFQRAFLSGLVAGAVKG; encoded by the coding sequence ATGTTCGAGACCACGCTCGGCTGGGGCTGGGGAAGGAAGCACCCGGTCGCCACCGGCCTGCGCGTCCTGCTCTACGCGATCGTCCTCGTCGTCTTCTGCGGGCCGCTCGTCTCGGTGTTCGCCGGCGCGTTCGACAACGCCGCCGACCCCAGCAAGATGTCCCTCTACCCCCGCGATCCGACCCTGGAGAACTTCCAGGTCGCCGCCGAGCAGGGCCTGTGGCGGTACTTCTTCAACTCCGTTGTGATCGCGGGCGGCGCGCTGCTGCTGCAGGTGAGCGTCAGCGTGTTCGCCGCCTACGCCCTGGCGCGCAGGAGGTTTCGCGGGCAGGCGCTGGTGCTGCTGGCGATCCTGTCGACCATGATGCTCCCCGAGGAGGTCATCGCGATTCCGCTGTCCCTGGTCATCGGCGACCTGCCCGTCCTGGGCCTCGACCTGCGCGGCACCGTGCTCGGCGTGATCCTCCCCCTGGGCGGCTGGGGTTTCTCCATCTTCGTGCTCAGTGAGTTCATGAAGGAGATCCCGCGCCAGCTGGAGGAGGCCGCCCGCTGCGACGGCGCGAGCGAACTGCGGATCTTCGGGCAGATCATCCTGCCGCTGTGCAAGCCGGGCATCGGCGTCATCGTCATCTTCGGCTTCAACATGATCTGGGACCAGTATCTCCTGCCCCTGATCGTCGCCCGCACCCCCGACGACTACACCCTGACGGTGGCGCTCGCCTCCCTGCGCTCCGACCCGCTCGTCGGGCCCGGCGCGCTGCTCGCCGGAGCCCTCCTCGCCCTGCTGCCCAGTTTGATTGTCTATCTGGCGTTCCAGCGCGCGTTCCTCTCGGGACTGGTCGCCGGCGCCGTGAAGGGTTGA
- a CDS encoding NAD-dependent epimerase/dehydratase family protein, with protein MRILLTGAAGAVATALRPRLARSGRTLRLADVVPVAPVAAGQVGSVEPVTPVTAGQVGSVAAGQVIPVAAGQAREETILADLTDENAMAEAMKGVDAVVHLGGLSREHPWADILRVNVHGTQVLLEAARRENVRQVVLVGSHHAAGFHPRPDAPDGLSPRPDTYYGFSKAAMEALGSLYHDRFAMNVVAIRLGSCSERPRDLRGLSTWLSHDDCARLVEASLTARGFHLVWGISANTRRWWSLDAARALGYAPRDDAELHAPRLLAEFGEPDLTDPVQNLVGGAFCDRELGAFW; from the coding sequence GTGCGGATCCTCCTCACCGGCGCGGCCGGCGCGGTGGCGACCGCGCTCCGGCCCCGGCTCGCCAGGTCCGGCCGGACGCTGCGGCTCGCCGACGTCGTCCCGGTCGCGCCGGTCGCGGCCGGTCAGGTCGGCTCAGTCGAGCCGGTCACGCCGGTCACAGCCGGTCAGGTCGGCTCAGTCGCGGCCGGTCAGGTCATCCCGGTCGCGGCCGGTCAAGCCCGCGAGGAGACGATCCTCGCCGACCTGACCGACGAGAACGCGATGGCCGAGGCGATGAAGGGCGTCGACGCGGTCGTCCACCTGGGCGGGCTGAGCCGCGAGCATCCTTGGGCGGACATCCTGCGCGTCAACGTCCACGGCACGCAGGTGCTCCTGGAGGCGGCCCGCCGGGAGAACGTCCGGCAGGTCGTGCTCGTCGGCAGCCACCACGCGGCCGGGTTCCACCCCCGTCCGGACGCCCCCGACGGCCTCTCCCCCAGGCCGGACACCTACTACGGCTTCAGCAAGGCCGCGATGGAGGCGCTCGGCAGTCTCTACCACGACCGGTTCGCGATGAACGTCGTGGCGATCCGGCTGGGCTCGTGCTCCGAACGGCCCCGCGACCTCCGGGGACTGTCGACCTGGCTGTCGCACGACGACTGCGCCCGGCTGGTCGAGGCGTCCCTCACCGCCCGGGGCTTCCACCTCGTGTGGGGCATCTCGGCCAACACCCGCCGCTGGTGGTCGCTCGACGCGGCTCGCGCCCTCGGCTACGCCCCGCGCGACGACGCCGAGCTCCACGCCCCGCGGCTGCTGGCCGAGTTCGGCGAGCCCGACCTGACCGACCCGGTCCAGAACCTGGTGGGGGGCGCGTTCTGCGACCGGGAACTCGGCGCCTTCTGGTGA
- a CDS encoding L-dopachrome tautomerase-related protein — MAANDHKDAGEQTDRPFGTLELVHAFREGPMPTGVTVSHTGRIFVNYPLWGDDVAATVVELRDGEAVPFPDQAWNAGSGDLSKRLVSVQSVVIDPADRLWILDTGSPLFKPTEPGGPKLVCVDLRSDTVVRVITFEPDVAPSTSYLNDVRFDLRKAAEGVAYVTDSSGNGPNAVVVVDLATGQAWRRLDDHPSTKAESPPAYLPIVEGRVFMERPKDGPPKPVLMGVDGIAISADGKRLFYCPLMSRHLYSVSADVLADRSVSEEEVAATVVDEGDKGGSADGLETDDAGRVYITNWEHNAIMRRLPDGTFETFVHAPRLLWPDTMSVTQGHLYVTSNQLHRQAAYQNGQDLRRYPYALFRTPIDAGPVRLL, encoded by the coding sequence ATGGCGGCAAACGATCACAAAGATGCCGGGGAGCAGACCGACCGGCCGTTCGGCACGCTGGAGTTGGTGCACGCCTTCAGGGAAGGCCCGATGCCGACCGGCGTCACGGTGTCGCACACTGGCCGGATCTTCGTCAACTACCCGCTCTGGGGCGACGACGTCGCCGCCACCGTGGTCGAGCTGCGCGACGGCGAGGCTGTGCCGTTCCCGGACCAGGCGTGGAATGCCGGGTCTGGTGACTTGTCCAAGAGGCTGGTGTCGGTGCAGAGCGTGGTGATCGATCCGGCCGACCGTCTGTGGATCCTGGACACCGGCAGTCCGCTGTTCAAGCCCACCGAACCGGGCGGCCCCAAGCTGGTCTGTGTGGATCTGCGGAGCGACACCGTGGTTCGGGTCATCACCTTCGAACCCGATGTGGCGCCGAGCACCTCCTACCTCAACGACGTCCGCTTCGACCTGCGCAAGGCAGCCGAGGGCGTCGCCTACGTCACCGACTCCTCCGGCAACGGTCCCAATGCCGTCGTCGTGGTGGACCTGGCGACCGGACAGGCATGGCGGCGACTGGACGACCACCCCAGTACCAAGGCCGAAAGCCCGCCCGCCTACCTGCCGATCGTCGAAGGCCGCGTCTTCATGGAACGCCCGAAGGACGGCCCGCCCAAGCCGGTCCTGATGGGCGTCGACGGCATCGCCATCTCGGCCGATGGCAAACGGCTGTTCTACTGCCCGCTCATGTCACGGCACCTGTACAGCGTGTCGGCCGACGTCCTGGCCGACCGCTCGGTCAGCGAGGAGGAGGTGGCGGCCACGGTCGTGGACGAGGGAGACAAGGGCGGCTCGGCCGACGGTCTGGAAACCGACGACGCCGGACGCGTTTACATCACGAACTGGGAGCACAACGCCATCATGCGCCGCCTCCCGGACGGAACCTTCGAGACTTTCGTGCACGCCCCGAGACTGCTGTGGCCCGACACCATGTCGGTCACCCAGGGACACCTCTATGTCACCTCCAATCAGCTTCACAGGCAGGCGGCTTATCAGAACGGGCAAGACCTGCGCCGTTACCCCTACGCGCTGTTTCGCACGCCGATCGACGCCGGCCCCGTTCGGCTGCTCTGA
- a CDS encoding 5-dehydro-4-deoxyglucarate dehydratase: protein MDLDGVLFFPVTPFGPDGEPNLPALAEHVGNGVTAGAGAVFAACGTGEFNALDPAEYGRIVRESVNAAGGRVPVVAGTGGALPLAREFAAQATAQGAAGLLLLPPYLVDAPPAGLVVYVRQVAASTDLPIIVYQRGNARFTPGSVAELAAVPNVVGFKDGLGDLDLLQRIILAVDRPGFTFFNGMPTAEMTVLSYRALGVDLYSSAVFCFAPEIALAFHKAVTARDDTLVTDLLREFYGPLVELRDLVPGYAVSLVKAGVRLRGLDAGPVRPPLVDAAPEHVALLEKLIGTGLRIVGA, encoded by the coding sequence GTGGACCTCGATGGTGTCCTCTTCTTTCCCGTCACCCCGTTCGGCCCCGACGGTGAGCCGAACCTTCCGGCACTGGCCGAACACGTGGGAAACGGGGTCACGGCGGGAGCCGGCGCGGTGTTCGCCGCGTGTGGCACCGGGGAGTTCAACGCCCTGGACCCCGCCGAGTACGGCCGGATCGTCCGGGAGAGCGTGAACGCGGCCGGCGGACGGGTACCCGTGGTGGCCGGGACCGGCGGCGCGCTGCCCCTCGCCCGCGAGTTCGCCGCCCAGGCCACCGCGCAGGGCGCCGCCGGGCTGCTGCTGCTGCCTCCCTACCTGGTCGACGCGCCACCGGCCGGGCTCGTCGTCTACGTCCGGCAGGTGGCGGCCTCCACCGACCTGCCGATCATCGTCTACCAGCGGGGCAACGCCCGGTTCACCCCCGGCTCCGTCGCCGAGCTCGCCGCCGTCCCCAACGTGGTCGGCTTCAAGGACGGCCTGGGCGACCTCGACCTGCTCCAACGGATCATCCTGGCAGTCGACCGGCCCGGCTTCACCTTCTTCAACGGCATGCCCACGGCCGAGATGACCGTCCTGTCCTACCGCGCCCTCGGGGTCGATCTTTACTCCAGCGCCGTGTTCTGCTTCGCCCCCGAGATCGCGCTCGCCTTCCACAAGGCCGTCACCGCCCGCGACGACACGCTCGTCACGGACCTGCTCCGGGAGTTCTACGGGCCGCTCGTCGAGCTGCGCGACCTCGTCCCGGGCTATGCCGTCTCGCTGGTCAAGGCCGGGGTGCGGCTGCGGGGCCTGGACGCCGGCCCGGTCAGACCGCCCCTGGTCGACGCCGCGCCCGAGCACGTCGCCCTCCTCGAAAAACTGATCGGCACCGGCCTGCGGATCGTGGGGGCGTGA
- a CDS encoding ABC transporter substrate-binding protein has protein sequence MPAPRRIIAGLTLLLFATTACGSESKSEATGLELWTRSTPASAEVYKKVIAAYTAKTGVKVTYVPIYENFENKIQEAAAARDLPDVVINDVSLLGTGLSQGLITPVDRTGIAGSGDTLDRAWNQARAADGKYYGVPFSTQAVATFIRKDWREKLGKDVPRTWAELDALARAFQNDDPDGNGKDDTYGMLVPASTERGYTAWWASSYLWQGGGDFLTESGGRFTPAIDQPRSVEAVKWMQNLFCKDKVVVPGALTLITDDAHPFFETGKAGVYLTGPWMMGRFDKSLGKDKYEVIPSPAGPGGQGVLGEGENIYLMAGSKLQPQQKQLAEFLISAEGQRIGMNTNQPNPVVRLPVNTTVDVVAERKDERWATIKEIYRDNGRLFPQVPNWTPLRQQASETLNSIFANCGADVQAELTKLAGSFKTELAKQKAG, from the coding sequence ATGCCCGCCCCCCGACGCATCATCGCCGGGCTCACCCTGCTCCTGTTCGCCACCACGGCGTGCGGATCAGAGTCGAAGTCCGAGGCCACCGGCCTGGAGTTGTGGACCAGATCCACGCCGGCCTCCGCGGAGGTCTACAAGAAGGTCATCGCGGCCTACACCGCGAAGACCGGAGTGAAGGTCACCTACGTCCCGATCTACGAGAACTTCGAGAACAAGATCCAGGAAGCCGCCGCCGCCAGGGACCTGCCCGACGTCGTCATCAACGACGTCAGCCTGCTCGGCACCGGCCTCTCCCAGGGCCTGATCACCCCGGTCGACCGCACCGGCATCGCCGGTTCCGGCGACACCCTGGACCGGGCCTGGAACCAGGCCAGGGCCGCGGACGGCAAGTACTACGGCGTTCCGTTCTCCACCCAGGCGGTGGCCACGTTCATCCGCAAGGACTGGCGCGAGAAGCTCGGCAAGGACGTTCCCAGGACCTGGGCCGAGCTCGACGCCCTCGCCAGGGCGTTCCAGAACGACGACCCGGACGGCAACGGCAAGGACGACACCTACGGCATGCTCGTCCCCGCCTCCACCGAGCGCGGCTACACCGCCTGGTGGGCCTCCTCCTACCTGTGGCAGGGTGGCGGCGACTTCCTCACCGAGTCCGGAGGCAGGTTCACCCCCGCCATCGACCAGCCCCGGTCGGTCGAGGCGGTGAAGTGGATGCAGAACCTGTTCTGCAAGGACAAGGTCGTGGTCCCCGGCGCCCTCACCCTCATCACCGACGACGCCCACCCCTTCTTCGAGACCGGCAAGGCAGGCGTCTACCTCACCGGCCCCTGGATGATGGGCCGCTTCGACAAGAGCCTCGGCAAGGACAAGTACGAGGTCATCCCCTCCCCGGCCGGTCCCGGCGGACAGGGCGTGCTGGGCGAGGGCGAGAACATCTACCTCATGGCGGGCTCGAAGCTGCAGCCGCAGCAGAAGCAGCTCGCCGAGTTCCTCATCAGCGCCGAGGGCCAGCGGATCGGCATGAACACCAACCAGCCGAACCCGGTGGTCCGGCTTCCGGTCAACACGACCGTCGACGTCGTCGCCGAGCGCAAGGACGAGCGGTGGGCGACGATCAAGGAGATCTACCGGGACAACGGGCGACTGTTCCCACAGGTGCCGAACTGGACACCCCTGCGCCAGCAGGCGTCGGAGACCCTCAACTCGATCTTCGCCAACTGCGGCGCCGACGTCCAGGCCGAACTCACCAAGCTGGCGGGCTCGTTCAAGACAGAGCTGGCCAAGCAGAAGGCCGGCTGA
- a CDS encoding carbohydrate ABC transporter permease translates to MTLTTSRPRAAAGGPGASPRRRGPGRPGLLPWLFLAPALIIFLYFKYIPMTKGVWLSFFKVQPFLGDEWVGLDNYRQVFTDESFRAAIGHTLYLAVVQTGGAMLIGFCLALLLEGRARTLWFVRSAAFLPVVSAIAVVGEVWRLLYFPAADGMLNNVFGWFGIGPQGFLDDPDSALWWVSVVGIWKHAPYDMMIILAGLAGIDRQLYEQAALDGAGLRQRIRFVTLPALRPVVTILVTLACIRGLRIFTEVFVLTAGGPAGSTDVVMTRIYTLGFQSGDIGFASAASVLLFLGILTLTVCVTLYRRRKEI, encoded by the coding sequence ATGACGCTGACCACGTCCCGCCCCCGGGCCGCCGCCGGCGGCCCGGGGGCCTCCCCACGCCGTCGCGGGCCCGGCCGCCCTGGGCTCCTGCCCTGGCTGTTCCTGGCCCCCGCGCTGATCATCTTCCTGTACTTCAAGTACATCCCGATGACCAAGGGGGTCTGGCTCAGCTTCTTCAAGGTCCAGCCGTTCCTCGGCGACGAGTGGGTCGGCCTGGACAACTACCGCCAGGTCTTCACCGACGAGAGCTTCCGCGCGGCGATCGGCCACACCCTCTACCTGGCCGTGGTGCAGACGGGCGGCGCGATGCTCATCGGGTTCTGCCTGGCCCTGCTGCTGGAAGGCAGGGCGCGCACGCTGTGGTTCGTCCGCTCGGCCGCGTTCCTGCCCGTCGTCTCGGCGATCGCCGTGGTCGGCGAGGTCTGGCGGCTGCTCTACTTCCCCGCCGCGGACGGCATGCTCAACAACGTGTTCGGCTGGTTCGGGATCGGCCCGCAGGGCTTCCTGGACGACCCCGACTCCGCACTGTGGTGGGTGAGCGTCGTCGGCATCTGGAAGCACGCCCCCTACGACATGATGATCATCCTGGCGGGTCTCGCCGGGATCGACCGGCAACTCTACGAGCAGGCCGCCCTCGACGGCGCGGGCCTCCGGCAGCGCATCCGCTTCGTCACCCTGCCCGCGCTGCGGCCGGTCGTCACCATCCTCGTCACCCTCGCGTGCATCCGCGGCCTGCGGATCTTCACCGAGGTGTTCGTGCTGACCGCGGGCGGCCCGGCCGGCTCCACCGACGTCGTGATGACCCGCATCTACACCCTCGGCTTCCAGTCCGGCGACATCGGGTTCGCCTCGGCCGCCTCGGTCCTGCTGTTCCTCGGCATTCTCACCCTGACCGTCTGCGTCACCCTCTACCGCAGGCGAAAGGAGATCTGA
- a CDS encoding IclR family transcriptional regulator encodes MSTGEHPAEKRPVKSADRTIELLEALARAERPVTLTELQRDLSYPKSSLYMLLRTLIGRGWVETDRHGMTYSVGVRALLVGTSYLDRDPVVRAAAVVLEQVRADINETVHLARLDGADVVYLASRESLHHLRFTSRVGRRQPAWATALGRAVLSMRDDGEKHIPDVLAPLTKHTVTSRPDLILELENARLRGYADEKEQNTPGLGCVAVPLPYTSPVTDAISASVPLVRLDETHHAQIVTVLSEAARQIVQLFRQEAL; translated from the coding sequence TTGTCAACAGGTGAGCATCCGGCCGAGAAACGTCCCGTCAAATCAGCCGATCGGACGATCGAGCTGCTCGAAGCACTGGCCCGGGCGGAGCGGCCGGTCACGCTCACCGAGCTTCAACGGGATCTCAGCTATCCGAAGTCGAGTCTCTACATGCTGCTGCGGACCCTGATCGGCAGAGGCTGGGTCGAGACCGACCGGCACGGCATGACGTACTCCGTCGGAGTACGGGCCCTGCTGGTCGGCACCTCCTACCTCGACCGCGATCCCGTCGTCAGGGCGGCGGCGGTGGTGCTCGAGCAGGTCCGCGCCGACATCAACGAGACCGTCCACCTGGCCCGCCTCGACGGGGCCGACGTGGTGTACCTCGCCAGCCGCGAGTCCCTGCACCACCTGCGGTTCACCTCCCGCGTGGGCCGCCGGCAGCCGGCCTGGGCGACCGCGCTGGGCCGCGCGGTCCTGTCCATGCGCGACGACGGTGAGAAGCACATCCCCGACGTTCTCGCACCGCTGACCAAGCACACCGTGACCAGCCGCCCGGACCTGATACTGGAACTGGAGAACGCCCGGCTGCGCGGCTACGCCGACGAGAAGGAGCAGAACACCCCCGGCCTGGGCTGCGTCGCGGTGCCGCTCCCGTACACCTCGCCGGTGACCGACGCGATCAGCGCGTCCGTCCCGCTGGTACGGCTCGACGAGACACACCACGCGCAGATCGTGACGGTGCTCAGCGAAGCGGCCCGCCAAATCGTCCAGCTCTTCCGGCAGGAGGCACTCTGA
- a CDS encoding glucarate dehydratase family protein — protein MLISDIRVTPVAFRDPPLLNAAGVHQPWALRTIVEVHTDDGLSGLGETYGDLAHLTKVQAAARRLVGIDVHHHHALYAAVGRVVGGDVVTDKHGLTGVATREKTLDRVFSPFEVACLDIRGKALGRPVCDLLGGPVRDRVPYSAYLFYKWAAHPGEPDDEFGAALDADGLIAQARMFVEEYGFRSIKLKGGVFPPEVEIDAVLALREAFPDAALRIDPNGAWSVPTSIDVGHKLAGTVDYLEDPTLGLAGMAEVAARVPMPLATNMCVVTFDHLPAAIRDGAVGVLLSDHHYWGGLVRSTQLARLCATFGLQLSMHSNSHLGISLAAMTHLAAAVPNLAHACDTHTPWQAGQDVVRPGALRFVDGAVPVPSGPGLGIELDRDALEAMHEQYLACGLTERDDTSYMRMFQPDFSPVRPRW, from the coding sequence ATGCTGATCAGCGACATCCGCGTCACGCCCGTCGCGTTCCGGGACCCGCCGCTGCTGAACGCCGCGGGGGTGCACCAGCCCTGGGCGCTGCGCACGATCGTGGAGGTGCACACCGACGACGGCCTCAGCGGGCTCGGCGAGACCTACGGTGACCTCGCCCACCTCACGAAGGTCCAGGCCGCCGCCCGGCGACTCGTCGGAATCGACGTCCACCACCACCACGCCCTCTACGCCGCGGTCGGCCGGGTCGTCGGCGGCGACGTCGTGACCGACAAGCACGGCCTGACCGGGGTCGCGACCAGGGAGAAGACCCTTGACCGGGTGTTCTCCCCGTTCGAGGTCGCCTGCCTGGACATCCGCGGCAAGGCCCTCGGCCGTCCCGTCTGCGACCTGCTCGGCGGACCCGTCCGCGACAGGGTGCCCTACAGCGCCTACCTGTTCTACAAGTGGGCCGCGCACCCCGGCGAGCCCGACGACGAGTTCGGGGCGGCGCTCGACGCCGACGGCCTGATCGCGCAGGCGCGGATGTTCGTCGAGGAGTACGGCTTCCGGTCGATCAAGCTCAAGGGCGGTGTCTTCCCGCCCGAGGTGGAGATCGACGCCGTCCTCGCGCTGCGGGAGGCTTTCCCGGACGCCGCGCTGAGGATCGACCCGAACGGGGCGTGGTCGGTGCCCACCTCGATCGACGTCGGCCACAAGCTGGCCGGGACGGTCGACTACCTGGAGGACCCGACCCTCGGGCTCGCCGGGATGGCCGAGGTGGCGGCGCGAGTCCCGATGCCGCTGGCCACGAACATGTGCGTCGTCACCTTCGACCACCTGCCGGCCGCCATCCGGGACGGGGCCGTCGGCGTGCTGCTGTCCGACCACCACTACTGGGGCGGGCTCGTCCGCAGCACCCAGCTCGCCCGGCTCTGCGCCACCTTCGGCCTGCAACTGTCCATGCACTCCAACTCCCACCTCGGGATCAGCCTCGCCGCGATGACCCACCTCGCCGCGGCCGTGCCGAACCTCGCCCACGCCTGCGACACCCACACGCCCTGGCAGGCCGGGCAGGACGTCGTCAGGCCGGGCGCGCTGCGGTTCGTCGACGGCGCGGTCCCCGTGCCGTCCGGGCCCGGACTGGGCATCGAACTCGACCGCGACGCCCTGGAGGCGATGCATGAGCAGTACCTCGCCTGCGGGCTCACCGAACGAGACGACACCTCCTACATGCGGATGTTCCAGCCGGACTTCTCCCCGGTACGGCCCCGCTGGTGA
- a CDS encoding ROK family transcriptional regulator, which produces MLKAGPSQEEIRRHNLGALLRHVHLGGPLSRTALADRMGLNRSTIMGLTGELTSAGLVREELPKDTGRAGRPSLVVRPESGRVHVMAFDVRVDRLVAARVGLGGTVLDRREAVRPRAGADLDDVVGTLAGFAREMHRETPSDSVCVGVGAAYCGMIRPGDGMVRFGPNMGWVDQAFGTELGHRLGLGLPVAVGNEAHLGALAEHERGVGVGFQNLVYLHGDVGVGGGIIVGGKLLDGDGGYGCELGHMMVNPYDGRPCGCGSRGCLEAEVGEQALIDAASRSAELSGREGARAVVDAAGSGDVAAQDALRRIGDWLGIGVANLINLFNPGLVIFGGMLREVYQGSAAQVHNRVEANVLVISRERVQLRTAALGDDATLIGAAELAFSDLLANPLEVLAHGVARTGPGTPPIRSL; this is translated from the coding sequence ATGCTGAAAGCCGGTCCGTCCCAGGAGGAGATTCGCCGGCACAACCTCGGCGCCCTCCTCCGGCACGTGCACCTGGGCGGCCCGCTCTCCCGTACGGCGCTGGCCGACCGGATGGGCCTGAACCGCAGCACGATCATGGGACTCACCGGCGAGCTCACCTCGGCGGGCCTGGTCCGCGAGGAGCTCCCCAAGGACACCGGCAGGGCGGGCCGGCCGTCGCTGGTGGTCCGCCCGGAGTCCGGCCGGGTCCACGTGATGGCCTTCGACGTCCGGGTGGACCGGCTGGTCGCGGCCAGGGTCGGGCTGGGCGGAACGGTGCTGGACCGCAGGGAGGCGGTACGGCCGCGCGCCGGGGCCGACCTCGACGACGTGGTCGGCACCCTCGCCGGGTTCGCCCGCGAGATGCACCGCGAGACCCCCTCGGACTCGGTGTGCGTCGGGGTCGGCGCGGCCTACTGCGGCATGATCCGGCCCGGTGACGGGATGGTGCGCTTCGGGCCGAACATGGGCTGGGTGGACCAGGCCTTCGGTACCGAGCTCGGCCACCGGCTGGGGCTCGGGCTACCGGTGGCCGTGGGCAACGAGGCCCACCTGGGCGCGCTGGCCGAGCACGAACGCGGGGTGGGCGTCGGCTTCCAGAACCTGGTTTACCTGCACGGGGACGTCGGCGTGGGCGGCGGGATCATCGTCGGCGGCAAGCTGCTCGACGGCGACGGCGGGTACGGCTGCGAGCTCGGGCACATGATGGTGAACCCGTACGACGGGCGGCCCTGCGGGTGCGGCTCGCGCGGCTGCCTGGAGGCGGAGGTCGGCGAGCAGGCCCTGATCGACGCCGCGAGCCGGTCCGCCGAGCTGTCCGGCCGCGAGGGCGCGCGGGCCGTGGTGGACGCCGCCGGCAGCGGGGACGTCGCGGCCCAGGACGCGCTGCGCCGGATCGGCGACTGGCTCGGCATCGGGGTGGCGAACCTGATCAACCTCTTCAACCCCGGCCTGGTGATCTTCGGCGGGATGCTGCGCGAGGTCTACCAGGGCTCGGCGGCCCAGGTCCACAACCGGGTGGAGGCCAACGTGCTGGTGATCTCCCGGGAGAGGGTACAACTGCGCACCGCCGCTCTCGGGGACGACGCCACCCTCATCGGCGCGGCCGAACTCGCCTTCTCCGACCTCCTGGCCAACCCCCTGGAGGTACTCGCCCACGGTGTCGCCCGGACCGGGCCCGGCACACCACCGATCCGCTCATTGTGA